Proteins encoded together in one Chitinophaga lutea window:
- a CDS encoding aspartate aminotransferase family protein, which translates to MNVWPKSSAQLKTNEQWIPGGVVSLNRKSEPNICFEKGRGSRVWDLEGNEYIDYQAGFAATFLGHNDPDVNAAVKAALNADTLLMSAGPTNLEGEFARVFCEAVTNADSMQITTTGSEATYHAIRIARAVTGRDHVIVMQGGYNGWHNDVACNVISRLSDVGERVSPGEYPYDALSSGIPAQHKALVHIVNYNDLESVEYVMERYPVACILLEPILQNIGIVKPRPGYLEGLRALCDRNGSLLIFDEVKTGFRHALGGYQQICGVLPDLSTFGKAVANGFPMGVIAGKKHYMDYFIHPDKEKRVLIAGTFNAHPLTTAAAIATVRKLASPAYDVYGHVNRLGQQLEDGLNGIFGKTGRPFHIARQGSAFCVYFMDHVPVDFHDVLRHHDFEYDKTYRLKLIEQGVFNFPLPIKQGSISFAHTEQDIAETLEKTQTIVAAL; encoded by the coding sequence ATGAACGTATGGCCCAAATCGTCGGCGCAGTTAAAGACGAACGAACAGTGGATCCCCGGCGGCGTAGTGTCGCTCAACCGCAAGTCCGAACCGAACATATGCTTTGAAAAAGGCCGTGGCAGCAGGGTGTGGGACCTGGAAGGCAATGAGTACATCGACTACCAGGCCGGGTTCGCGGCCACCTTCCTGGGGCATAACGACCCTGACGTGAACGCCGCCGTGAAAGCGGCGCTGAACGCGGATACCCTGCTGATGAGCGCAGGCCCCACCAATCTCGAAGGCGAATTTGCCCGGGTGTTTTGTGAAGCGGTGACGAATGCGGACAGCATGCAGATCACCACCACCGGCTCCGAGGCCACCTATCACGCCATCCGCATTGCCCGCGCCGTTACCGGCCGCGATCATGTGATCGTGATGCAGGGCGGTTACAACGGCTGGCACAACGATGTGGCCTGCAACGTGATCAGCCGCCTCAGCGATGTGGGGGAACGGGTGAGCCCGGGGGAATATCCCTACGATGCACTGTCGTCCGGCATCCCCGCGCAGCACAAGGCCCTGGTGCACATCGTGAACTATAACGACCTTGAATCGGTGGAATACGTGATGGAACGTTACCCGGTGGCCTGCATTCTGCTGGAGCCCATCCTGCAGAACATCGGCATCGTGAAACCGCGGCCCGGTTACCTCGAAGGACTGCGCGCGCTGTGCGACCGCAACGGTTCCCTGCTCATTTTCGACGAGGTGAAAACAGGTTTCCGGCATGCGCTGGGCGGTTACCAGCAGATCTGCGGCGTTCTGCCGGATTTAAGTACATTTGGCAAGGCCGTGGCCAACGGTTTTCCGATGGGCGTGATCGCCGGGAAAAAACATTACATGGATTATTTTATCCATCCCGATAAAGAAAAAAGAGTATTGATCGCCGGCACCTTCAATGCGCACCCGCTTACCACGGCGGCCGCTATCGCCACGGTCAGGAAGCTGGCATCGCCGGCGTATGATGTGTACGGGCATGTGAACCGGCTCGGGCAGCAGCTCGAAGACGGGTTGAACGGCATATTCGGCAAAACCGGCAGGCCTTTCCACATAGCGCGGCAGGGCTCGGCTTTTTGTGTGTACTTCATGGATCATGTGCCGGTGGATTTCCACGATGTGCTCCGGCATCATGATTTCGAATACGATAAAACATACCGGCTGAAACTGATCGAACAGGGCGTCTTCAATTTCCCGCTGCCCATCAAACAGGGTAGTATTTCGTTCGCGCATACGGAACAGGACATTGCGGAAACATTGGAAAAAACACAAACCATCGTAGCAGCATTATGA
- a CDS encoding glycosyl hydrolase family 28-related protein, whose amino-acid sequence MKKYIQAGVKLWCIWMMCGWNASFAQTPVTVRLSAGGADRAIQSAIEKAQKNGSREVYLPAGHYLISRAIRIPSDFTLRASKDAYIELKKGSNQCLLQNEDLINGNRNITVTGGRWNGNGWSQTRTIRDKVEHSEFCFGMFFYKVKRLEVAAMQIDSTRSWGIAYMECDTVHVHDIHFQQNPFRDGRQTSALMQNGDGVTGGGNDVLIENISGFTNDDLVAFAAGGASFQGKMSPFPACDYKNITVRNIFPQHIYDSIPTLKAVAFYTFEHRTVANITIENVQGNTAAASVLFYSLFDKVGYFRNVRVSKVSGANVYARAAHPDLPKVYGVICVKHSVIDSISFHDISRTETQYANPQFLFDGTTVIDRLEIGNVRILHKNIPGNLFLHAEHATIRNSSITAIKISPL is encoded by the coding sequence ATGAAAAAATACATACAGGCAGGAGTGAAGCTGTGGTGCATCTGGATGATGTGCGGATGGAACGCGTCGTTCGCGCAAACGCCGGTAACGGTGCGCCTTTCGGCCGGCGGGGCAGACAGGGCCATACAATCGGCCATTGAAAAAGCCCAAAAGAACGGCAGCCGCGAGGTGTATCTCCCGGCCGGCCATTACCTCATCTCAAGGGCGATACGCATCCCTTCCGATTTTACGCTGCGGGCCAGTAAAGACGCGTACATAGAATTGAAGAAAGGTTCGAACCAGTGCCTCCTGCAGAATGAAGACCTCATCAACGGCAACCGCAACATCACCGTTACCGGCGGACGATGGAACGGCAACGGCTGGTCGCAGACGCGCACCATCCGCGATAAGGTGGAGCATTCTGAATTCTGTTTCGGCATGTTCTTCTATAAGGTGAAGCGGCTGGAAGTGGCTGCCATGCAGATCGACAGCACGCGGAGCTGGGGGATTGCCTATATGGAATGCGATACCGTGCATGTGCACGACATTCATTTCCAGCAGAACCCGTTCCGGGACGGGCGGCAAACGAGCGCCCTGATGCAGAACGGGGACGGGGTGACCGGCGGCGGCAATGATGTGCTCATTGAAAATATTTCCGGCTTCACCAACGACGACCTTGTGGCGTTTGCCGCGGGCGGCGCCAGTTTCCAGGGGAAGATGTCGCCGTTCCCGGCATGCGATTACAAAAACATTACCGTGCGGAACATTTTTCCGCAGCACATTTACGATTCGATCCCCACATTGAAAGCCGTAGCATTTTACACATTTGAGCACCGCACCGTGGCCAATATCACCATCGAAAACGTGCAGGGCAATACGGCGGCCGCATCGGTCCTGTTTTACAGTCTTTTCGATAAGGTGGGGTATTTCAGGAATGTTCGCGTATCGAAGGTGTCGGGCGCGAATGTGTACGCGCGCGCCGCCCATCCCGATTTACCGAAGGTGTATGGGGTGATCTGCGTGAAACATTCCGTGATCGATTCCATTTCATTCCACGATATCAGCAGAACGGAAACGCAGTATGCGAACCCGCAGTTCCTGTTTGACGGCACCACGGTGATAGACCGGCTGGAGATCGGGAACGTGCGTATCCTCCATAAAAACATCCCCGGCAATTTATTCCTGCATGCGGAGCATGCCACCATCCGGAACAGTAGTATTACCGCAATAAAAATATCTCCATTATGA
- a CDS encoding GntR family transcriptional regulator, protein MKTDSLANKVYIDLRRKILSNQLVPGMRLKEDVWAKKTDVSRMAVREALNRLLGENLVVFGEKGGYFVKSMTPDDIREIRQLRELLELGALRMAFQKEKQDFIPALEQICDDFTAMVEKGYIGGACEADMKFHEILIASSGNSKLMELYQVSNIPLFHMKLGKMQMDDYEQTDAEHRQIVKALKAGDLKLAESTLVKHLLRGEETALEIE, encoded by the coding sequence ATGAAGACAGATTCACTGGCCAACAAAGTTTATATTGACCTCCGCCGTAAAATCCTTTCCAATCAACTGGTGCCCGGTATGCGCCTGAAAGAGGACGTTTGGGCCAAAAAAACCGATGTAAGCCGTATGGCGGTACGGGAGGCCCTGAACCGCCTTTTGGGCGAAAATCTGGTGGTATTCGGCGAAAAAGGCGGCTACTTTGTGAAGTCCATGACCCCGGACGACATCCGCGAAATCCGCCAGCTCCGGGAATTGCTGGAGCTGGGGGCGCTCAGGATGGCATTCCAGAAGGAAAAGCAGGACTTTATACCGGCGCTGGAGCAGATCTGCGACGATTTTACCGCCATGGTGGAGAAAGGGTACATTGGCGGCGCCTGCGAGGCGGACATGAAATTCCACGAAATCCTCATTGCCAGCTCCGGCAACAGCAAGCTGATGGAGCTCTACCAGGTCAGCAACATCCCCCTGTTCCACATGAAGCTCGGCAAGATGCAGATGGACGACTACGAACAAACCGACGCGGAGCACCGCCAGATCGTCAAAGCCCTGAAAGCCGGGGATTTGAAACTCGCGGAAAGCACGCTCGTCAAACACCTCCTGCGGGGAGAGGAAACTGCCCTGGAGATAGAATAG